The following DNA comes from Ooceraea biroi isolate clonal line C1 chromosome 11, Obir_v5.4, whole genome shotgun sequence.
AACCAAAGTCAGCTAATCTGATATGACCGTTCGCGTCCAGCAGAACATTGTCCGGTTTAATGTCACGATGTACATAGCGCAAGTCATGTATAGAACCTATAGCTAGCACCATTTCTGCTATGTAGAATCGAGCCATATCTTCGGGCAGGCGATCCTCAAATTTACTCAATAACGTCAATAAATCTCCGCCGCAATAGTAATCCATGACCAGATACTGTAAGACACCAGTTGCGTAAGGGCAGGAGTCGGACAATTGTACGGGCAAAACTGTGAGATATCGACTTTCCAAGTATCGCAAAGCGACATTACCAAGTTATTGTCATCTTGAAAGGCATAATGCAGGTTCGTGATCCATCTGCGATCACCGTACACCAATACGTCCCTTTCCTCCCTGAAGCACGCGGTCTCGGCGCGCTTCAGCATCTCCCACTTGTTCAGGATCTTCATGGCGAACACCTTGTCCGATCCACGCATTCTCACGACGCATACTTCCCCGAAAGCACCTCTGCCAATGACCTTAACGATTTCAAAGTCCTCCCGCGTCAATTGTAAACTCTTTATGCACGAGGCAATTGGTTTCACTGGAAAGTAAGGGACCGGCGATCGTGTCAACTCAGTGTAAACATTCGCTAAGCAAAATACCCAGAGAACGAACTTGCGGACACTTACCAAATTCGATAAAATCAGAAACAGTCTTTTCACGGCGTAACGAAGAGTTGCAGCATTCGTCGTACAACACGAGCAACACATCGATAAGGGTCTCGATCGAAATGGTATGACCTACCCGTCCACCTTGGACAGGACCACCGATAAATAGGCCCTCGAGTTGACGTAGTCTTCCTCCGATGCCTACAACATGGACATCGCAGCTTTAAACACGTATGCGTGACTATGTAtgctttttatgaaaattgagcatgtcttatatatataattatatcttttatgaaACAAAACTGTACCATTGTTTGATAGTCCCTTTGGCATAATATCAGGAGGTGGATGGCCATAAAGGTATTGCGACGAATCCGACATGTCTCTTTGTTGATAAGGCTGTTCCTTACCACAATCTATAGTGGATATTTCCATTGTTGTTAGCATTCGTTATCTCCTTATACCACATTGTTATGCTTTGAGAAAATTCCTGCAATACATCACTTTGCtacaatgataataaataattaactaattttatacatatatatatataataaaacaatatataataaaaaatatataataaaacaccATGTGTAACTTGCTCAGTCACAAATTTCAGATTAAATAATCTTATtgtaaaatggaataaaaaaattttcacaCACAATTAGACTAacagatttataatttttctatttggaGATGTTACAAAGCTACATGATTTTTCATCTTTGTGCTACttgataatttttcaaaacattgTGAAGAAAGGAGAACAAGGACAGAGACGGTATAATGAAGTAGGAAAATAAATCGATGTAAAAAAAGAGGCAAGAATAAAAGGCACGAACGGAACAGAAAAGGAAAGCAACACAGAGGAAAACGACAGTAAACCGcaatagaaaaaattaatagaggAAAACGACAGTAAATCGcaatagaaaaaattaattgcacaaAGTGCGGGAGTTGTACGAGATTCCCCACCCTCCACTCATCACGAAGCATCTGTATATCGATGACCGCAGAAAAGAATTCTGTTTACAATCGTGCCGCGACGATCAATCGTACGAAACGTCAAAGGAAAATAGCCGCGATTCGAAATTCGCGATTCGCGCGCCAATACATAAAAGACGCACTGTGAAACAAATCGGTTTCTCTTTTGTCAATACGACGCGGCGACGTGTATCGGTGCAGCTGATATAAATCACGAAAAGCAGTCGAGCTTTCTTTCATTCATTCGGTTCTCGCGGTCGTCGTCACCGGGATCATTCACGTTGGAAATTACGTAACCGCTACAAAGATAGCTAAAATATTCGGCGAGAGGAGCGCGCGACAGGAGAAACacgcgtaaataaaaaaaaacgcgcaGGTAAAAATAGTGCACTGAAGTGAGACACCGCGGATTCGCGGACGGAATTGTGGAATTTGACAAGATCGCGGTGGCCCCGCGCCTCGATACGCGGCGAATCGCCGCGATCGTAATCCCGTCAGGCATCGCCCGGACGCGGTGGACGCTCGGCGTTGCACGTTGATCGCGTGTATCGTCCGGAAATTCTCCGAGTTTATAACCTCGTCACAACACTGCACTGCCATTCGCGAGGAAATTCGTGACGTAAAGTTTCGCCGTCGCGTAGGAAGATGTTTCGGGTAAAAAGGCCTTTTTCCTTGCCGATCCCGAGCGATCTCGCGCTCGATCGACACGCGCATACCTGTCGCGACGACGTACCCTGCTCTCAATTTTCCTCAATTGTTTATTGCGCGCACCATTTGGTTATCACAAACCATCTTGCATAGACATCTCTCCGAACCCCAACAATTTGATTGACCCCCTAGCAGGCCCTACGCGGAAAAAATATGGCAGCTCTACGTCATTAAACGCAACCGTGATAATCGACATGCAGATTGGCGACGCTATTCGATTTTCCAGCACGTGGTGTTAAGGTAGAGGTCGCTAGTGTCTCTACCTCCGCCTAGAGATTCTCAACTTGAGGTGACCGCCAACTGGCGCTCGATTCTCTAGAGACCCTCAAGTTGAGGGTCTCTAGGCTTTCGTAGACGGACACCATGTGGTCCTTCTTGAACTGTTCTGTGAACTATGACCAATGACTTTATTTGAATTTCGTGAGAAACATCGTACGTCTTGTATGATTCCCATCGATTTGTGTGTAAACGAGTTCGACGTTGAGCCTGTTTCTGTATAATCTTAAGCATGTCCGTGAGTATCACATTACGAACTAGTTACTTCTCTACAATTTCACACGGGATTCATTCGGACGATATAATCTCGCCTCTAATTTTCTCTTGTTACAGGCGACAAAGCAGGTAACGCTCTCATCGTGCGATGTAACGTAACAGTTAACGAGTAAACTTGAGCGCGTCTTTTGCATTGTTGTAGCAGCAAAATGTGGAACacaaggagaaaaagaggaaagagagcaTCCTCGACCTCTCCAAGTATCTCGAGAAGAATATCAGGGTAAAGTTCGCTGGAGGTAGGGAAGCCGAAGGTATACTCAAAGGTTACGATCCACTGCTCAACCTGGTGCTGGACAATACAAAGGAGTACCTTCGAGGTATCGCAGATACCTCTCACGAGTGTGTCACGAATCAGATATGATATGTGATACATAATGACGTTTATTATGGTTCAACGACAAGTTTGATACGCACTAGTAATTTTTTGTTGCAATTTTGCAGATCCGGACGATccgtataaattaaatcaggACACTCGTATGTTGGGCTTAGTAGTGTGTCGAGGAACAGCCGTAGTCCTCATCTGTCCTGTGGATGGTATGGAAGCTATACCAAATCCATTTATACAGCAGGAAGGGTAAAGAGGagctttcttcttttgtgtGATTAACAAATCAATCTTTCCTGAGAAAGAAAACTCTCAGCTGTGAGCgcattttctatttcttgGTTTCTAATGAAaaagatgtaatttattttatgaacgTTGCATTTTGTATATATCTAAGAAACTTGTACATGTACGTAGACGtgtgtataaatttatagaaaataaatgcaattttttcacAAAGTGCAAAAACTGTTTTGCAGTTACtttagcaataaataataacaagcAAAGTAATAAGACCTCTGTTCGTTCCGTCACTCGATGCCAAATTCGTTTCTTAGCCATGGATATTGCTTTGGGCATTCGAAGCACGTGTGCAAGTATCGATACGACTGGAGCGCTTTACTAAATAGTTTGCAGCTGTTCGGTTGCTCACAGGCCACCTCGAATGGCTCGAAATGCCGAGTCTTGCATTGCCAGGGCGCGAACTTTTTGATCTCGTTCAGGGACGTTGGCCTGCGCGTCCATTCCACGACCTGGTGACTCGTGACGAGGAATACGTCGTCCAGCCGAAGCAGATCATCGAGAAATTTCTGATTGAACACACACAAATAGTGAACTGAGAGCTCGAGCAGGGAGAATACCATTTCTTCGGTTATTGATAACGGCTGAATGGTTTGAACAATGCGTTTGCAACTCGTACTCACGTTAAATGCGTAGAAATGCATTGGATCTTGGAACCACGATGCGTGAAAGCGCAAGCTGAGAGGCGCACGATTGGTGAGATAGTGCCTCTTAAAGTTCAGCATGAGCATCTTGTAAATCTCGTCGCCAGACAGATCGGAGGAGCACGAGTCCACGGTGGTACAAGTGGTGCTCGTAAATTcctaaagaaatataaataaaataaaatataattatcgaaagaaacaaaaaaacgagaaaacatTCCGCGCGCTTTGTCGCGATGATCACGCTTACATCTGCCAAAAGCTGATTCAGAGGTAACTCCCAGATGTTCGGATAGGAACGAGTCGGACAAAGTTGCTGCGTGTGGACGCATGGATGGGGCAATCTGTGATCGAGCGTGTAAGGCCACAGAGGCGGATCGGAGAACGGCGCTACGATTGAGGAATCGTAAACGAAGCCAAATTCGGACATCATTAAAAATTGGCGGTTCCATCCGACTTGCAGGAAAGGAGCTCTTATCCCTGAAACAGGCACGACGTGTGCTCTACGTTTACTCTCTCGAAGATATTATTTCGTTAAAAAGAATTGGTAAGAATTGTCCGAGGATATggaaa
Coding sequences within:
- the LOC105274619 gene encoding U6 snRNA-associated Sm-like protein LSm7 isoform X1, with the protein product MSATKQQQNVEHKEKKRKESILDLSKYLEKNIRVKFAGGREAEGILKGYDPLLNLVLDNTKEYLRDPDDPYKLNQDTRMLGLVVCRGTAVVLICPVDGMEAIPNPFIQQEG
- the LOC105274619 gene encoding U6 snRNA-associated Sm-like protein LSm7 isoform X2; this translates as MSATKQQNVEHKEKKRKESILDLSKYLEKNIRVKFAGGREAEGILKGYDPLLNLVLDNTKEYLRDPDDPYKLNQDTRMLGLVVCRGTAVVLICPVDGMEAIPNPFIQQEG